From Candidatus Neomarinimicrobiota bacterium, one genomic window encodes:
- a CDS encoding ferredoxin family protein: protein MPKVKGSIVINFDKCKGCELCIVECPQECMGLSKKLNPSGYHYAILLEDTCTGCTNCALICPEAIIAVYRESKSKKQLSAIDTIAVNEHIPL, encoded by the coding sequence ATGCCTAAAGTTAAAGGATCAATCGTTATTAATTTTGATAAATGCAAAGGTTGCGAACTTTGCATAGTCGAATGCCCACAAGAATGCATGGGACTTTCCAAAAAATTGAATCCAAGTGGATATCACTATGCCATCCTCTTAGAAGATACTTGCACCGGATGTACAAACTGTGCTTTGATCTGTCCTGAAGCTATCATTGCGGTTTATCGAGAAAGTAAATCCAAGAAACAATTATCAGCTATTGATACAATCGCTGTGAATGAACATATCCCACTATGA